One region of Pagrus major chromosome 7, Pma_NU_1.0 genomic DNA includes:
- the LOC141000405 gene encoding uncharacterized protein has translation MNIHHVVLFCFSSAVIDGNAGLVDAQTKMEGEDFTIQFALYVPPGSRIYLSRNDGGKEEILVETHGNRMQSGRFRIRYDKIDLKVHAVITDLNLSDTGRYEVGVGDSSSHDPYGEFEIKVRALCEQAVYEEPRVYSSAEGGNITIECSLSAHALNRKFLCRDKCHRFLFDTHAERAMSNKYEITQGKNGLFNVTITRLTWSDSGRYSCGVGRRERTNQCQAFEITVTGGGALRPLVCLTVVVLLVGCVLLLYKWRIRIVDYVNTRGSAENPETSVYDDCAPVSTYEGSLYLDLDPHGRDHSPYCTLETSPYVDVEPSRAQAQSSVETE, from the exons atgaACATCCACCATGTTGTGCTCTTCTGCTTTTCATCAG CAGTGATCGATGGAAACGCTGGCCTTGTCGACGCACAAACAAAAATGGAAGGTGAAGATTTCACGATTCAATTTGCCCTTTACGTGCCGCCAGGAAGCAGAATATATCTCAGTAGGAACGACGGCGGGAAAGAAGAAATCCTCGTAGAAACACATGGGAACAGAATGCAGAGTGGCAGATTCAGAATTAGATATGACAAAATTGACCTAAAAGTGCATGCAGTCATCACGGATCTGAACCTGTCTGACACAGGACGGTATGAAGTTGGTGTGGGCGATTCTTCCTCCCACGATCCATACGGGGAGTTTGAGATCAAAGTTAGAG ctcTGTGTGAGCAAGCTGTCTATGAAGAGCCCAGAGTCTACAGCAGCGCCGAGGGAGGAAACATCACCATCGAGTGCTCCTTGTCTGCACATGCTTTAAACAGGAAGTTCCTCTGTAGGGACAAATGTCACAGATTTCTCTTTGACACCCACGCTGAGAGAGCCATGAGCAACAAATACGAAATCACACAGGGGAAAAATGGGCTGTTTAATGTGACCATCACACGTCTGACCTGGTCGGACTCAGGACGCTACAGTTGCGGCGTGGGACGACGAGAACGAACAAATCAATGTCAGGCGTTTGAGATCACTGTTACTGGTG GCGGCGCCTTGCGTCCACTCGTCTGTCTGACTGTGGTTGTGCTGTTGGTCGGTTGCGTGCTGCTCCTCTACAAATGGAGGATCAGAATTGTTGATT ATGTAAACACCAGGGGAAGTGCAGAAAACCCGGAG actTCTGTCTATGACGACTGTGCTCCAGTGTCCACATATGAAGGATCACTCTACCTGGACCTTGATCCACACGGCAGGGATCACAGCCCGTACTGTACACTAGAGACATCGCCGTATGTGGATGTTGAACCTTCACGAGCACAAGCTCAAAGTTCAGTTGAAACAGAATAA